One genomic window of Arthrobacter caoxuetaonis includes the following:
- the murA gene encoding UDP-N-acetylglucosamine 1-carboxyvinyltransferase encodes MGSVLTIRGGVPLTGKVPVRGAKNLVPKAMVAALLGNTPSLLRNVPEIKDVDVVTSLLRLHGVEVSKDPVTGDLLMDPQNAKTAASRDIDAHAGDSRIPILLCGPLMHSIGEAFIPDLGGCKIGDRPIDYHLQMLRNFGALVEKRPGGISISAPKGLKGAKLELPYPSVGATEQVLLTAVRAEGITELSGAAVEPEILDLIAVLQKMGAIITVQTDRVIRIEGVPELTGYNHRALPDRNEAASWASAALVTKGDIYVEGANQQDLTAFLNIYRKIGGAFDVDDGGIRFYHPGGSLNPLVLETDVHPGFMTDWQQPVVVALSQAEGVSIVHETVYENRFGFTDALIRMGANIQVHRECLGSIPCRFGQRNFLHSAVISGPVQLKGAEIDIPDLRGGFSHLIAALAAEGTSRVTGVELINRGYEHFLDKLEGLGADFDVTDGK; translated from the coding sequence ATGGGCAGCGTTCTAACCATCCGTGGTGGTGTACCTCTCACAGGAAAAGTACCGGTCCGCGGGGCCAAGAACCTAGTCCCCAAAGCCATGGTGGCGGCCCTGCTGGGCAACACCCCTTCACTGCTGCGCAATGTTCCGGAAATCAAGGACGTCGACGTCGTCACATCCCTTCTCCGGCTGCACGGTGTAGAGGTTTCCAAGGACCCGGTAACAGGGGACCTGCTGATGGATCCGCAGAACGCCAAGACGGCCGCTTCCCGGGACATTGACGCCCACGCCGGTGATTCACGCATCCCGATCCTGCTGTGCGGGCCGCTGATGCACAGCATCGGAGAAGCTTTTATTCCTGACCTGGGCGGCTGCAAGATCGGCGACCGGCCGATCGATTACCACCTGCAGATGCTCCGCAATTTCGGTGCGCTGGTGGAGAAACGTCCCGGCGGCATCTCCATCTCCGCGCCGAAGGGCCTGAAGGGAGCCAAGCTTGAGCTGCCCTACCCCTCCGTTGGAGCGACCGAGCAGGTGCTGCTGACCGCGGTCCGCGCCGAAGGCATCACCGAACTGAGCGGCGCCGCCGTCGAGCCGGAAATCCTGGACCTGATTGCCGTGCTGCAGAAGATGGGCGCAATCATCACAGTCCAGACGGACCGCGTCATCCGCATCGAAGGCGTCCCGGAACTTACCGGGTACAACCACCGCGCGCTGCCGGACCGGAACGAGGCCGCCTCCTGGGCCTCGGCAGCCCTGGTCACCAAGGGCGATATCTACGTTGAGGGTGCCAACCAGCAGGACCTGACGGCTTTCCTGAACATCTACCGCAAGATCGGCGGCGCGTTCGACGTCGACGACGGCGGCATCCGTTTCTACCACCCGGGCGGCAGCCTGAACCCGCTGGTCCTGGAAACTGACGTCCATCCCGGCTTCATGACGGACTGGCAGCAGCCTGTCGTCGTCGCCCTCAGCCAGGCAGAAGGCGTGTCGATCGTGCACGAGACGGTCTATGAGAACCGCTTCGGCTTCACGGACGCGCTGATCCGCATGGGAGCGAATATCCAGGTGCACCGCGAATGCCTGGGCAGCATTCCCTGCCGGTTCGGGCAGCGCAACTTCCTGCACTCAGCTGTCATCTCCGGACCCGTGCAGCTCAAGGGTGCGGAGATCGACATTCCTGACCTCCGCGGCGGCTTCAGCCATCTCATTGCCGCCCTGGCTGCCGAGGGCACCTCCCGTGTCACCGGCGTTGAACTGATCAACCGCGGCTACGAGCACTTCCTGGACAAGCTTGAGGGTCTTGGAGCGGACTTCGACGTTACTGACGGGAAGTAG
- the leuD gene encoding 3-isopropylmalate dehydratase small subunit, with protein MEKITTHTGIGVPLRQSNVDTDQIIPAVYLKRITRTGFEDALFAGWRKNPEFILNQEPYNAGSVLVAGPDFGTGSSREHAVWALKDYGFRAVLSSRFADIFRGNSGKQGLVAAQVAQDDIELIWKVLENSPGTEVSVDLEARTVICGTVTAPFQIDDYTRWRLLEGLDDIGLTLRHEADITAFEARRPAFKPTTLPARS; from the coding sequence ATGGAAAAGATCACCACTCACACCGGGATCGGCGTTCCGCTGCGGCAAAGCAACGTGGACACGGACCAGATCATCCCGGCTGTCTACCTCAAGCGCATCACCCGAACCGGGTTTGAAGATGCACTGTTTGCCGGCTGGCGGAAGAATCCCGAGTTCATCCTGAACCAGGAGCCCTACAACGCCGGATCCGTCCTGGTCGCGGGCCCGGATTTCGGTACGGGATCTTCGCGCGAGCACGCAGTCTGGGCCCTGAAGGACTACGGTTTCCGGGCTGTGCTCTCCTCGCGTTTTGCCGATATCTTCCGCGGCAATTCAGGCAAGCAGGGCCTTGTTGCAGCTCAGGTCGCCCAGGACGACATTGAGCTCATCTGGAAGGTGCTCGAAAACTCTCCGGGCACCGAAGTGTCCGTTGACCTCGAAGCCCGGACGGTGATTTGCGGCACGGTCACGGCACCGTTCCAGATCGACGATTACACGCGCTGGCGCCTCCTTGAGGGCCTCGACGACATTGGCCTGACCCTGCGGCACGAAGCAGACATCACGGCCTTCGAAGCGAGGCGTCCAGCTTTCAAACCGACCACGCTTCCGGCCCGGTCCTAG
- the leuC gene encoding 3-isopropylmalate dehydratase large subunit, giving the protein MGEHAASRTLAEKVWDEHVVSKGQDGAPDLLYIDLHLVHEVTSPQAFEGLRLAGRKLRRPDLTIATEDHNTPTLEIDKPIADPVSRTQIETLRANCAEFGVRLHPLGDAEQGIVHVVGPQLGLTQPGLTVVCGDSHTSTHGAFGALAMGIGTSEVEHVMATQTLSLKPFKTMAINVEGTLRPGVTSKDIILAVIAKIGTGGGQGYVLEYRGSAIRSLSMEARMTICNMSIEAGARAGMVAPDETTFAYLKDKPHAPQGADWDAAVEHWKSLVSDEDATFDAEVYLNADELEPFVTWGTNPGQGVSLSESVPSPEDFGDENAKAAAERALEYMDLQAGTPMKDIRVDTVFLGSCTNSRIEDLRIAADIIRGRQKDPNVRMMVVPGSARVRLEAEAEGLDRVFKDFGAEWRFAGCSMCLGMNPDQLEPGERCASTSNRNFEGRQGKGGRTHLVSPVVAAATAVRGTLSSPSDLDPLPGAAAGTAAAAAA; this is encoded by the coding sequence ATGGGAGAGCACGCAGCGAGCAGGACGCTCGCCGAGAAGGTGTGGGACGAGCACGTTGTCTCCAAGGGCCAGGACGGTGCTCCGGACCTTCTTTACATCGATCTCCACCTCGTCCACGAAGTGACCTCTCCCCAGGCATTCGAGGGGCTGCGCCTTGCCGGTCGGAAGCTGCGGCGGCCGGACCTGACCATCGCCACGGAAGACCACAACACTCCCACGCTGGAGATCGACAAGCCGATCGCCGATCCGGTCAGCCGGACGCAGATCGAAACCCTGCGCGCCAACTGCGCCGAGTTTGGTGTCCGCCTGCACCCGCTGGGCGACGCAGAGCAGGGAATCGTCCACGTCGTCGGTCCGCAGCTGGGACTGACACAGCCGGGTCTCACAGTGGTGTGCGGAGACTCGCATACGTCCACCCATGGAGCTTTTGGAGCCCTGGCGATGGGTATTGGCACCTCCGAAGTGGAGCACGTCATGGCCACCCAGACCCTGTCGCTCAAGCCATTCAAGACCATGGCCATCAACGTTGAGGGCACCCTGCGGCCCGGTGTGACGTCCAAGGACATCATCCTCGCCGTGATCGCGAAGATCGGCACCGGCGGGGGCCAGGGCTACGTCCTGGAATACCGTGGATCAGCCATCAGGTCCTTGTCCATGGAAGCGCGGATGACCATCTGCAACATGTCGATCGAGGCCGGAGCCCGTGCCGGCATGGTGGCACCGGACGAGACCACGTTCGCTTATCTCAAGGACAAGCCGCACGCGCCGCAGGGCGCGGACTGGGACGCCGCCGTCGAGCACTGGAAATCACTGGTTTCGGACGAGGACGCCACGTTCGATGCCGAGGTTTACCTGAACGCCGATGAACTGGAGCCCTTCGTGACCTGGGGGACTAACCCGGGCCAGGGTGTCTCACTCTCCGAGAGCGTGCCTTCTCCTGAGGACTTCGGCGATGAGAACGCCAAGGCAGCCGCCGAACGCGCCCTGGAATACATGGACCTGCAGGCAGGCACACCCATGAAGGACATCCGGGTCGACACCGTCTTCCTGGGCTCCTGCACCAACAGCCGCATCGAGGACCTGAGGATCGCGGCAGACATTATCCGCGGACGGCAGAAAGACCCGAACGTGCGGATGATGGTGGTCCCCGGCTCCGCACGCGTTCGGCTGGAAGCGGAAGCCGAGGGTCTGGACCGGGTGTTCAAGGACTTTGGTGCGGAATGGCGTTTCGCCGGCTGCTCCATGTGCCTGGGCATGAATCCCGACCAGCTGGAACCGGGGGAGCGGTGCGCCTCAACCTCCAACCGCAACTTCGAGGGCCGGCAGGGCAAGGGCGGACGCACGCACCTGGTCTCGCCGGTCGTGGCGGCCGCGACGGCGGTGCGCGGCACCCTCAGCTCACCATCGGACCTCGATCCGCTGCCCGGTGCGGCCGCGGGCACCGCCGCTGCTGCGGCAGCCTAG
- a CDS encoding IclR family transcriptional regulator, translated as MDNSSGVGVIDKAAMVLDALEAGPTTLAQLVAATGLARPTVHRLALALVHHRLVGRDIQGRFVLGSRLVELASAAGEDRLIASAGPVLLALRDATGESSQVFRRQGEWRVCVASAERPIGLRDTIPVGTQLSMKAGSAAQVLLAWEDHDRLLEGLQNARFTPTVLAGVRRRGWAQSLGEREPGVASVSAPVRGPSGRVIAAVSISGPIERLTRQPGRIHAEVVTRAAQQLTETLRQAAD; from the coding sequence ATGGACAACTCAAGCGGCGTGGGCGTTATTGATAAAGCTGCAATGGTGCTCGACGCACTGGAAGCGGGACCGACAACCCTCGCCCAGCTTGTAGCTGCCACCGGGCTGGCCAGGCCCACGGTCCACCGGCTGGCGCTGGCACTGGTTCACCACCGCCTGGTCGGGCGGGACATCCAGGGACGCTTTGTGCTCGGGAGCCGCCTCGTGGAGCTGGCATCTGCAGCCGGCGAAGACCGGCTCATCGCCTCAGCCGGACCCGTGCTGCTGGCCCTGCGCGATGCCACCGGTGAAAGCTCGCAGGTGTTCCGCCGACAGGGTGAATGGCGGGTGTGCGTGGCCTCCGCCGAACGGCCCATCGGCCTCCGCGACACCATCCCGGTCGGAACGCAGCTGTCCATGAAGGCAGGGTCCGCAGCCCAGGTGCTGCTGGCCTGGGAAGACCACGACAGGCTGCTCGAAGGCCTGCAGAATGCCCGTTTCACCCCCACGGTGCTGGCCGGTGTCCGGCGCCGCGGATGGGCGCAGAGCCTGGGCGAACGCGAACCGGGAGTAGCTTCTGTCTCCGCTCCCGTTCGGGGGCCGTCCGGGAGGGTCATCGCCGCCGTCTCCATCTCCGGGCCGATTGAACGCCTCACCCGCCAACCGGGCCGCATCCACGCCGAAGTCGTGACGCGGGCGGCGCAGCAGCTCACCGAAACCCTGCGCCAGGCTGCCGACTGA
- a CDS encoding potassium channel family protein has product MKRMRVLWHIIRLTGADVVLFGFLIVYASAALLLPRFERGIPGLGDSLWYLFSSFTTIGFGDYVAVTFIGRLITVFVALYGILVVALATGVIVGFYNELLRARTKDSLREFIGELEHLPDLSRKELEDLAVRVRQRHILD; this is encoded by the coding sequence ATGAAACGCATGAGGGTGCTCTGGCACATAATCCGCCTCACTGGAGCCGACGTCGTCCTCTTCGGATTCCTTATTGTCTACGCGTCCGCTGCCCTGCTTCTGCCCCGGTTCGAACGCGGGATTCCGGGCCTCGGCGATTCCCTGTGGTACCTGTTCTCGTCCTTCACGACGATTGGGTTCGGAGACTACGTCGCCGTCACTTTCATCGGCAGGCTCATCACGGTATTCGTTGCCCTCTACGGCATCCTGGTGGTCGCCCTGGCCACGGGCGTGATTGTGGGCTTCTACAACGAGCTGCTCCGTGCCCGCACCAAGGACAGCCTGCGCGAATTTATCGGCGAGCTGGAGCACCTGCCGGACCTTTCCAGGAAGGAGCTGGAGGATCTTGCGGTCAGGGTGCGGCAACGGCACATCCTGGACTGA
- a CDS encoding glycosyltransferase translates to MEQPLYEDRPDVNEPHESSLSKPSTKCDPNTTFEERDVQDSALGNARRSEKMDGSLKEMLAESLDGSRFAPGSLLSRPISNGNSGVKRLSDLRVLGILGTYTASAFKMTCNVHQPTPAGWERECNQFSPDILIVETDRGQDEGQRNSSSDFSATQLLSLVLWCRERRIPTVLWDNSDSNDGALNFLAAFDHVFTSDIDRISKYKRVLMHERVYLLPFFYEPGLDKASENGQGYPANNEMNDAASSFITGEADPDGVDKLHSPSHGSQSIVSRKLLELLVGNRPVTCNYSSKVRALFGDLVISSDNREEARRRVDKFLDGTNNPRSARAAYMRLRALRKVLDEYTTTVRLTYIASKALAGGPSWAERKIAVLAKVKSRGEIDTILRDYSRQTWAEKELVFLVDPETSLGGPVSGPGIRCYVVSNTRLDITTVTDAPYVSLWEASSSYGAHYLEDAARILGFAGVDGVSRLTEVSDPLGLRRAFTRVSTAPAFSTVWRTSSMPELDPGDEGTSHCSFIGGMAIMVLPAFDHAPRSRTLVDVGKWENSTNTGIPLTRLVALAEGLGADFAPEHTKFDVDADQLAQEFGGTNHPKGISIGSTGTALRVDSEQPVEKRCFLYSNVSTPLEQLLNRGLRLAEPYVYAATSDGLDLSFIVLCLDHQGERLNSQVLRTNRNELLVIPAGTRSLRFGWRIRGTGSAEVFGISLKKVDRTSEVVPLLSDKRKLVVTNHYPSYNDLYRHGFVHSRVRAYGEAGMPTAVFVLNQNLTQGTYEFEGVDVEVGGAEELASTIKENNFESILVHFLDQKMWQILERHIVEVPTIIWLHGSEVQPWYRREFNYETDEQRKVAQARSDSRIELWRQVFNYQHPNLHFVFVSAYFAHEVMEDTGVTLKSTRFSIIHNFIDTERFSYQAKDVDQRFRLLSIRPFASRKYANDLTVEAILQLRSHPLFDRSSFLIVGDGPLFDDVLRPLKDIPNVEMRRQFLTQQEIAQLHRNFGVFLSPTRMDSQGVSRDEAMSSGLVPVTNAVTAIPEFVDSSCGILAPAEDAAEMARGIASLWEDQERFEAMSAAAVARVTRQSGLGQTVQAEIELIRSVSRAL, encoded by the coding sequence ATGGAGCAGCCACTCTATGAAGACAGGCCGGATGTCAACGAGCCGCATGAATCGTCCCTCTCCAAGCCTTCAACGAAATGCGACCCTAACACCACCTTCGAAGAACGCGATGTCCAGGACTCTGCCCTGGGAAACGCGAGGCGCTCAGAGAAAATGGATGGGTCGCTGAAGGAGATGCTTGCTGAATCACTTGACGGGTCTCGATTTGCGCCCGGTTCTTTGTTATCAAGACCAATCTCTAACGGCAACAGCGGAGTTAAAAGGTTGTCAGATCTCCGCGTCTTGGGAATTCTAGGAACATATACTGCATCTGCGTTCAAGATGACATGTAATGTTCATCAGCCGACTCCTGCAGGGTGGGAAAGAGAATGCAACCAATTTTCACCTGACATTTTGATTGTCGAAACTGACCGCGGCCAAGATGAAGGGCAACGGAACTCAAGCTCAGATTTCAGTGCGACGCAGTTACTTAGTTTAGTTCTATGGTGTCGCGAGCGTCGAATCCCTACGGTCCTCTGGGACAATTCGGACTCCAACGACGGAGCACTAAATTTCTTAGCAGCGTTTGATCATGTCTTTACTTCCGATATCGATCGGATTTCCAAGTACAAACGTGTGCTGATGCACGAGCGCGTATATCTATTGCCTTTCTTTTATGAGCCAGGGTTAGATAAAGCATCAGAAAATGGCCAAGGTTATCCGGCCAATAATGAAATGAATGATGCCGCGAGTAGTTTCATTACAGGTGAAGCCGACCCCGATGGAGTCGACAAACTTCACAGTCCGTCCCATGGGTCCCAGAGTATTGTTTCGCGTAAACTACTCGAACTACTCGTTGGCAACCGTCCCGTGACCTGCAATTACTCGTCGAAGGTCCGCGCTCTTTTTGGTGACTTAGTCATATCATCTGATAACAGGGAGGAGGCCAGAAGGCGGGTTGACAAGTTCCTGGACGGTACGAATAACCCACGTAGTGCCCGCGCGGCATATATGCGCCTGCGCGCACTCCGGAAGGTTCTCGACGAGTATACGACCACCGTTCGACTCACCTACATTGCATCCAAGGCATTGGCCGGTGGGCCATCATGGGCGGAGCGCAAAATTGCCGTTCTTGCAAAAGTGAAGAGCAGGGGGGAAATCGACACTATTCTGCGTGATTATTCACGTCAGACCTGGGCGGAAAAAGAACTTGTATTCCTTGTTGACCCTGAGACCAGTTTGGGTGGGCCGGTGTCGGGGCCGGGGATCCGGTGTTATGTGGTCTCCAACACCAGACTCGACATAACGACAGTCACTGATGCGCCTTATGTCTCCCTGTGGGAGGCCAGCTCAAGCTACGGCGCCCATTATCTTGAAGACGCGGCGCGTATCCTTGGATTTGCCGGAGTTGACGGGGTATCCCGCTTGACAGAGGTTAGTGATCCTCTCGGGCTTCGTCGAGCTTTTACACGCGTATCAACTGCTCCTGCTTTCTCGACAGTATGGCGAACTTCCTCGATGCCTGAACTGGACCCGGGTGATGAGGGAACGTCACATTGTTCATTCATTGGCGGAATGGCCATCATGGTTTTGCCAGCCTTCGATCATGCCCCTAGATCCAGGACTCTCGTGGACGTAGGTAAGTGGGAAAACAGCACGAACACAGGGATACCACTGACACGCCTAGTCGCGTTAGCAGAAGGTTTGGGTGCTGATTTTGCACCCGAACACACCAAGTTTGATGTGGATGCGGACCAGCTCGCGCAGGAGTTTGGGGGCACAAATCATCCCAAAGGAATCTCCATCGGGTCAACCGGCACTGCTCTCCGCGTCGATTCCGAACAACCGGTGGAAAAACGCTGTTTCCTTTACTCAAATGTCTCGACTCCCTTAGAACAGCTTTTGAACCGCGGTCTTAGACTAGCGGAACCGTATGTATATGCCGCTACCAGTGACGGTTTGGACCTGTCGTTTATAGTTTTATGTCTTGACCACCAAGGTGAGCGCCTAAATAGTCAGGTGCTACGAACGAACCGAAACGAATTATTAGTAATTCCAGCTGGTACTCGTTCTTTAAGATTCGGCTGGCGGATTAGGGGAACAGGTTCGGCAGAAGTCTTTGGCATATCTCTAAAAAAGGTAGATCGCACAAGTGAAGTCGTGCCCTTGCTCAGTGATAAACGGAAGCTCGTTGTCACGAATCATTACCCGTCCTACAATGATCTTTATCGTCACGGGTTCGTGCATAGTCGAGTCCGCGCCTATGGTGAGGCAGGAATGCCCACTGCGGTGTTTGTGCTCAACCAAAATCTTACCCAAGGGACGTATGAGTTTGAAGGTGTAGACGTTGAGGTCGGCGGTGCCGAAGAACTGGCTTCAACCATCAAAGAAAACAACTTCGAGAGTATTTTGGTCCATTTCCTTGATCAGAAGATGTGGCAGATTTTGGAGCGTCACATTGTCGAAGTGCCAACCATTATTTGGCTCCATGGCTCCGAAGTCCAGCCCTGGTATAGAAGAGAATTTAACTATGAAACAGACGAACAGCGGAAGGTAGCTCAGGCTCGCAGTGACTCTCGCATCGAGCTATGGCGACAGGTTTTCAATTATCAACATCCTAATTTGCATTTTGTGTTTGTGTCCGCGTATTTTGCACATGAGGTCATGGAAGATACGGGTGTAACTCTTAAGTCGACCAGATTCAGCATCATACACAACTTCATTGATACAGAGAGATTTTCTTACCAGGCAAAAGACGTGGACCAGCGATTCAGATTGCTGAGTATTCGCCCCTTCGCCTCGAGAAAGTACGCAAACGATCTTACGGTGGAGGCTATTTTACAGTTGCGCAGCCACCCTTTGTTTGACAGGTCTTCGTTCCTCATTGTTGGTGATGGGCCTCTGTTTGACGATGTATTGCGACCTTTGAAAGATATTCCTAACGTGGAAATGCGCCGTCAATTCCTGACACAGCAGGAGATTGCGCAACTGCATCGGAATTTCGGTGTGTTCTTGTCACCCACGAGAATGGATAGTCAAGGAGTCTCAAGAGATGAGGCCATGTCGTCAGGACTCGTGCCCGTTACAAACGCCGTTACAGCTATCCCTGAGTTCGTGGATTCGTCGTGTGGAATCCTGGCGCCAGCAGAAGACGCGGCTGAAATGGCAAGGGGGATTGCAAGCCTGTGGGAGGATCAGGAACGGTTCGAAGCGATGTCAGCCGCTGCAGTTGCGAGAGTGACACGTCAGAGCGGCTTGGGCCAGACTGTCCAAGCTGAAATCGAGTTGATTAGAAGTGTCTCTCGTGCGCTGTAA
- the thiL gene encoding thiamine-phosphate kinase, with amino-acid sequence MAYHPQHVAELSEGELLARIFPRLGAGKALLGPGDDAAMLAAPDGRTVISIDTLVQDQDFRLQWPGGYRTTGFDVGWKCAAQNLSDINAMGAVATSLVVSLTLPGDTRITWVEGLADGLSAALRALGAEQCTVAGGDLGRGQSLVVTAAVTGDLQGRAPVLRSGARPGDTLAVCGALGHAAAGLALLDSGADYAAMGGWERSLAASQSRPCPPLAAGPAAAVAGAHAMMDISDGLVRDAGRLALTSGVGVDLDPQALLREAEQLTEAAKGMGANAVDWVLGGGEDHGLLAVFGHGTELPRGFRRIGVVTDAKGSGAGTVTVRGRKSPPVGWDHFAG; translated from the coding sequence GTGGCATACCACCCCCAGCACGTAGCGGAACTCAGTGAAGGGGAACTGCTGGCAAGGATCTTCCCGCGGCTGGGAGCCGGAAAGGCCCTCCTGGGCCCCGGAGACGACGCTGCGATGCTGGCAGCTCCCGATGGTCGGACGGTCATCTCCATAGACACTCTGGTCCAGGATCAGGACTTCCGGCTGCAGTGGCCCGGCGGGTACCGCACAACCGGCTTCGACGTCGGCTGGAAGTGTGCGGCGCAGAACCTTTCGGACATTAATGCCATGGGCGCCGTGGCGACGTCGCTGGTCGTTAGCCTGACGCTGCCGGGGGACACCCGTATTACCTGGGTGGAAGGCCTGGCAGACGGCCTCTCCGCGGCGCTGCGTGCACTGGGTGCCGAACAATGCACCGTGGCCGGCGGCGACCTTGGCCGCGGTCAGTCTCTGGTGGTTACGGCTGCGGTCACGGGCGACTTGCAGGGCCGGGCACCCGTTCTGCGCTCGGGAGCCCGGCCAGGGGACACCCTGGCGGTCTGCGGGGCGCTGGGCCATGCAGCTGCCGGGCTGGCGTTGCTGGACAGCGGCGCGGACTACGCGGCCATGGGCGGCTGGGAGCGGTCACTCGCGGCCTCGCAGTCCCGTCCGTGCCCGCCCTTGGCTGCCGGACCCGCAGCGGCTGTGGCGGGGGCTCACGCCATGATGGACATTTCTGACGGGCTGGTGCGCGATGCCGGCCGGCTAGCCCTTACATCAGGAGTAGGGGTCGACCTTGATCCTCAGGCATTGCTGCGCGAAGCAGAACAACTGACGGAAGCTGCTAAGGGCATGGGGGCCAACGCGGTCGACTGGGTCCTAGGTGGGGGAGAGGACCATGGGCTGCTAGCCGTTTTCGGGCACGGGACTGAGCTACCGCGGGGCTTCCGAAGAATCGGCGTGGTAACGGACGCCAAGGGCAGCGGCGCCGGCACGGTGACTGTTCGGGGCAGGAAGTCGCCGCCAGTGGGGTGGGATCATTTCGCCGGCTAA
- a CDS encoding DUF1697 domain-containing protein: MKGSVTRFAILLRGVNVGGITVKMADLRAVLQGLGLQAVRTLLASGNAVVTSDLEPVVLKASVEQALRTEFGYEAWVIVLPVTRVAELADAVPYAADDPAVHAYVTFSSDPGVLDELVGLGAAAGQEQVRLGAEAVAWTARKGLALDSTLSKATGKPRYKSATTTRNLRTLHKIVDAG; this comes from the coding sequence ATGAAGGGATCAGTAACACGGTTCGCCATTCTCCTGCGGGGCGTGAACGTCGGAGGAATAACGGTCAAGATGGCTGACCTGCGTGCAGTCCTCCAAGGTCTGGGGCTCCAGGCGGTGCGAACCCTGCTGGCCAGCGGCAACGCCGTCGTGACTTCTGACCTGGAACCCGTCGTGCTCAAGGCCAGCGTCGAGCAGGCGCTGCGTACGGAGTTCGGCTATGAGGCGTGGGTGATTGTGCTGCCCGTCACCCGCGTAGCCGAGCTTGCCGATGCGGTTCCCTATGCCGCAGACGATCCCGCCGTCCACGCCTACGTCACGTTCTCCTCGGATCCGGGGGTGCTGGACGAACTGGTTGGACTCGGAGCTGCTGCCGGACAGGAACAGGTTCGGCTCGGGGCCGAGGCAGTGGCGTGGACAGCCCGGAAAGGGTTGGCGCTGGATTCCACGCTTTCGAAGGCAACTGGAAAACCGCGCTATAAGTCTGCGACGACGACCCGCAATTTACGGACACTGCACAAAATAGTGGATGCTGGATAA
- a CDS encoding HAD family hydrolase has translation MSEVRSSRPMGVLFDIDETLVDLRTAMGNTLREISAADLAHFTEEDWAAYQHLYAADPQGYYDKYLTGELSFTRQRLLRVAHAQQAHGLPVFDDDAEAAWNDAYDRELPRHFKAYDDVVPVLDELDARGIPYGAVSNNVHDYQRAKLDAAGLERIKVLVGIDAVDAAKPDPAIFLEGVRLLGTDPARTLYVGDNPEVDARGACSAGLQGIWLDRTGIGEGAAATKTLARIGSLNELVEGFLPPVLA, from the coding sequence ATGAGTGAAGTGCGGAGCAGCAGGCCCATGGGGGTGCTCTTTGATATCGACGAGACCCTCGTGGACCTCCGCACGGCCATGGGCAACACGCTGCGTGAAATCAGCGCCGCGGACCTGGCACACTTCACCGAGGAGGACTGGGCGGCCTACCAGCACCTCTACGCAGCCGATCCGCAGGGCTACTACGACAAGTACCTGACGGGGGAGCTGAGCTTCACCCGCCAGCGCCTGCTGCGCGTGGCACACGCGCAGCAGGCGCACGGCCTCCCGGTGTTCGACGACGACGCAGAGGCTGCCTGGAACGATGCCTATGACCGCGAACTGCCCAGGCATTTCAAGGCATATGACGACGTCGTTCCGGTCCTGGACGAACTGGATGCCCGCGGCATCCCCTACGGGGCCGTGAGCAACAACGTGCACGACTACCAGCGGGCCAAGCTCGATGCCGCAGGCCTGGAACGGATCAAGGTCCTGGTGGGCATTGACGCCGTGGACGCTGCGAAGCCGGATCCGGCGATCTTCCTTGAAGGCGTACGGTTGCTGGGCACTGATCCGGCCCGCACCCTGTACGTCGGCGACAATCCCGAGGTGGATGCCCGCGGTGCCTGCAGCGCGGGGCTGCAGGGCATCTGGCTGGACCGCACCGGGATCGGGGAAGGTGCCGCGGCAACCAAGACGCTGGCCAGAATCGGGTCGTTGAATGAACTGGTCGAAGGGTTCCTGCCGCCGGTACTGGCGTGA